The following coding sequences lie in one Thermomicrobium sp. 4228-Ro genomic window:
- a CDS encoding MGMT family protein, with protein MGTRKGNPRSSPFAERVYAIVRRIPPGRVTTYGRIARAAGLASSARLVGWLLHEAPPDIAAVAHRVVNRNGELTGGWAWGHPSVMRALLEDEGVTFIDEYRVDLERHLWDPEDELFDTL; from the coding sequence ATGGGCACTCGGAAGGGAAACCCGCGCTCATCACCGTTCGCCGAGCGGGTCTACGCCATCGTCCGGCGTATCCCGCCAGGACGGGTGACGACGTACGGCCGCATCGCCCGAGCCGCTGGCCTGGCCAGCTCGGCGCGGCTCGTCGGCTGGCTCCTGCACGAGGCACCGCCCGATATCGCTGCGGTCGCGCACCGCGTCGTCAATCGCAACGGCGAGTTGACCGGCGGCTGGGCCTGGGGACATCCGAGTGTGATGCGGGCACTCCTGGAAGACGAAGGCGTGACATTCATCGACGAATACCGCGTCGATCTCGAACGACACCTCTGGGACCCCGAGGACGAGCTCTTCGATACGCTCTGA
- the thiS gene encoding sulfur carrier protein ThiS: protein MTVRVTLNGKRVDLDGVRTIADLLRTRGLDPRLVAVEHNGEIVPRDRYEERELRDGDVLEVVHFVGGG from the coding sequence ATGACGGTCCGGGTGACGCTCAACGGGAAGCGAGTGGACCTGGACGGCGTGCGAACCATTGCCGATCTCCTCCGCACGCGCGGGCTCGATCCGCGGCTCGTCGCCGTGGAGCACAACGGCGAGATCGTGCCGCGCGACCGGTACGAGGAGCGCGAGCTCCGCGACGGTGACGTGCTCGAGGTCGTCCATTTCGTCGGTGGTGGGTGA
- the thiE gene encoding thiamine phosphate synthase encodes MRVPQLHLVTDPDVCPFDRLLALLPDLVAAGVDAVHVRAPDRAAGELLAVAQVARRLIVPPAVLLVNDRVDVALLSEADGVQLPERGLPPEGARRLLGRGRLVGCSVHSVTAAERAAQVGADFLLFGNVYETASKPGRAAAGLAALQAVVRAVSCPVVAIGGITPERVPAVLAAGAHGVAVIRAILAATDPVATVQAFRAALDGVGEV; translated from the coding sequence ATGCGTGTCCCGCAGCTCCACCTGGTGACCGATCCTGATGTTTGTCCCTTCGATCGTCTGCTCGCATTGCTTCCGGATCTGGTGGCTGCTGGGGTCGACGCTGTCCACGTGCGAGCGCCCGACCGTGCCGCTGGCGAACTGCTCGCAGTGGCTCAGGTCGCTCGCCGCCTGATCGTGCCGCCAGCCGTTTTGCTCGTGAACGACCGGGTCGACGTCGCCCTCTTGAGCGAAGCGGACGGTGTGCAGCTTCCCGAGCGTGGCCTTCCTCCCGAAGGCGCGCGACGTCTCCTGGGGCGCGGTCGTCTGGTCGGGTGCTCCGTCCACAGCGTGACGGCAGCGGAACGGGCCGCGCAGGTGGGAGCGGACTTCCTGCTCTTCGGGAACGTGTACGAGACGGCGAGCAAGCCCGGTCGGGCGGCAGCCGGTCTCGCGGCACTCCAGGCCGTGGTGCGAGCGGTATCCTGCCCGGTGGTCGCGATCGGTGGGATCACGCCGGAGCGGGTGCCGGCGGTGCTGGCAGCTGGAGCCCATGGTGTCGCGGTTATCCGCGCTATCCTGGCTGCTACCGATCCGGTCGCTACGGTGCAGGCGTTTCGCGCAGCCTTGGACGGGGTGGGAGAAGTATGA
- the thiE gene encoding thiamine phosphate synthase, producing the protein MANWRGARLREALRLYVITDRALAGARPDIEIAREAIAGGATALQLRWKTGPLSEELQVGRALRALCREAGVLFVVNDRVDLALALEADGVHVGVSDLPVPETRKLVGESMVVGFSPETLEQALEAEAAGADYLGVGPVYPTTTKPDAGPAVGLEHLARIARAVRIPVVGIGGITAANAAAVIRAGAVGVAVISAVVGAEDIRGAARQLREVVDTALAERGA; encoded by the coding sequence GTGGCCAACTGGCGAGGGGCACGCCTCCGCGAGGCGCTGCGCCTGTACGTGATCACCGATCGAGCGCTCGCGGGCGCGCGCCCGGACATCGAGATCGCGCGGGAGGCGATCGCTGGCGGGGCGACAGCGCTCCAGCTGCGCTGGAAGACCGGACCGCTGAGCGAGGAACTCCAGGTCGGACGTGCGTTGCGGGCACTCTGCCGCGAGGCTGGCGTCCTCTTCGTCGTCAACGACCGGGTCGACCTGGCACTCGCTCTCGAGGCGGACGGCGTCCACGTCGGTGTGAGCGACCTACCGGTTCCGGAGACGCGAAAGCTGGTCGGCGAGTCGATGGTCGTCGGTTTTTCGCCGGAGACGCTCGAACAGGCCTTGGAAGCCGAAGCAGCTGGTGCCGACTACCTGGGTGTGGGGCCAGTCTATCCGACCACTACCAAGCCGGACGCCGGCCCAGCAGTCGGACTCGAGCACCTGGCCCGGATCGCTCGGGCGGTACGCATCCCGGTGGTCGGGATCGGTGGGATCACGGCTGCGAACGCCGCAGCGGTGATCCGTGCGGGTGCAGTCGGTGTCGCGGTGATCTCGGCAGTCGTCGGTGCCGAGGATATCCGGGGTGCGGCGAGGCAGCTCCGGGAGGTGGTGGATACAGCGCTTGCCGAGCGGGGTGCGTGA
- a CDS encoding thiazole synthase produces the protein MAETAERASTILEDEPLKIADREFRSRLILGTGKWRSNEEMLAALEASGCEMVTVALRRIDFDDPKSRSILEVIDWNKYQILPNTAGCRTAEEAVRVARLARAMGLSNWVKLEVIPDPKYLLPDPIGTLEAAKVLVKEGFVVLPYINQDPVLAKQLEEIGCATVMPLASPIGSGQGLPDFRWLQIIVEQASVPVIVDAGIGAPSDAALAMELGADACLINTAIAQAGDPVKMARAMRLAIEAGRLCYLAGRIPKKPYASASSPLEGVVR, from the coding sequence ATGGCTGAGACCGCGGAACGTGCCAGCACGATCCTGGAGGACGAACCGCTCAAGATCGCCGATCGCGAGTTCCGCTCGCGCCTCATCCTCGGTACCGGGAAGTGGCGCTCGAACGAAGAGATGCTGGCGGCACTCGAGGCCTCGGGCTGCGAGATGGTGACTGTCGCACTCCGTCGGATCGACTTCGACGACCCGAAGAGCCGGAGTATCCTCGAGGTGATCGACTGGAACAAGTACCAGATCCTCCCGAACACTGCTGGTTGCCGGACAGCCGAGGAAGCGGTCCGGGTGGCGCGACTCGCCCGAGCGATGGGCCTTTCCAACTGGGTCAAGCTGGAAGTGATTCCGGACCCGAAGTATCTCTTGCCGGACCCGATCGGGACGCTCGAGGCAGCGAAGGTGCTCGTCAAAGAAGGATTCGTCGTCCTTCCGTACATCAACCAGGATCCGGTGCTGGCGAAGCAACTCGAGGAGATCGGCTGCGCCACGGTGATGCCGCTCGCCTCACCGATCGGCTCCGGTCAGGGGCTGCCGGATTTCCGCTGGCTCCAGATCATCGTCGAGCAGGCGAGCGTTCCGGTGATCGTCGATGCCGGGATCGGTGCGCCCTCGGACGCAGCACTGGCGATGGAGCTCGGTGCCGATGCCTGTCTCATCAATACCGCGATCGCCCAGGCCGGCGACCCGGTGAAGATGGCCCGGGCGATGCGACTGGCGATCGAAGCCGGGCGACTCTGTTACCTCGCTGGCCGGATTCCCAAGAAGCCGTACGCGTCGGCGAGTTCTCCACTGGAAGGCGTCGTACGTTAG
- the thiD gene encoding bifunctional hydroxymethylpyrimidine kinase/phosphomethylpyrimidine kinase, whose protein sequence is MSTRIPKALTIAGSDSGAGAGIQADLKTFSALGVYGSTVITAITAQNTLGVTAVHEIPTDIVAAQLDAVMEDIGADAAKTGMLSSAAIIETVADGVRRHRIERLVVDPVMVAKSGDRLLREDAVTALRETLLPLAFIVTPNAPEAEVLCGRPVRNEDEMREAARIIHSFGPRYVVVKGGHVEGGQVIDLLFDGTHFERFALPRVATPHTHGTGCTFSAAIAAFLARGFDVSTAVWEAKRYLHRALEAAFAIGRGRSPVHHFHAWWAPVPETQEVRDG, encoded by the coding sequence ATGTCGACGCGGATTCCCAAAGCGCTCACGATCGCTGGGTCCGATTCGGGTGCCGGTGCCGGCATCCAGGCAGACTTGAAGACCTTCAGTGCGCTCGGGGTCTACGGCTCGACGGTGATCACTGCGATCACCGCGCAGAACACACTCGGCGTGACGGCAGTCCACGAGATCCCGACCGACATCGTCGCGGCGCAGCTCGATGCGGTGATGGAGGACATCGGTGCCGATGCCGCCAAGACCGGCATGCTGAGCTCGGCCGCGATCATCGAGACGGTCGCAGACGGTGTGCGGCGACACCGGATTGAGCGGCTAGTCGTCGATCCGGTGATGGTCGCCAAGAGCGGTGACCGGCTGCTCCGGGAGGACGCGGTGACCGCGCTGCGCGAGACGCTCTTGCCGCTCGCGTTCATCGTGACGCCGAACGCGCCGGAGGCCGAGGTGCTGTGTGGCCGGCCGGTCCGGAACGAAGACGAGATGCGCGAGGCGGCGCGCATCATCCATTCGTTCGGGCCGCGTTATGTCGTCGTGAAGGGCGGGCACGTCGAGGGAGGCCAGGTGATCGACCTCCTCTTCGACGGAACGCACTTCGAACGCTTCGCACTCCCGCGGGTCGCGACGCCCCACACCCACGGGACCGGCTGCACGTTCTCCGCGGCGATCGCTGCGTTCCTGGCGCGCGGTTTCGACGTATCGACTGCTGTGTGGGAGGCGAAGCGATATCTCCACCGTGCGCTCGAGGCGGCCTTCGCGATCGGTCGGGGACGATCGCCGGTCCATCACTTCCATGCCTGGTGGGCACCGGTGCCGGAAACACAGGAGGTGCGCGATGGCTGA
- a CDS encoding ABC transporter permease, with protein MTVTATARQLDRDLALRRPPRSLWSDAWRRFRKNRLALVGLAYIAFLAIVAIAAPVIAPHNPVRSDVARAGVFRQAAWIRDPNPMRTGTWEYPLGTDSVGRDVFSRLVYGTRVSLVVGFVPMFFTVTIGMVIGVTAGYLGGRVDNILMRFTDVVYAFPDLLLFIIMQVAFQDAWIGKLLNGLVLLFITLSLVSWVTVARLVRGEVLAIKQKEFVEAARAIGANGVSIVLRHIVPNTLGPIIVVAAYIVPGAIISEAILSYLGIGIRPTVRLDAPFPTSWGSMILEGSKAWESQPWMLIAPTVAVALITLAFTFVGDGLRDAFDPRQAER; from the coding sequence ATGACCGTTACAGCCACTGCACGGCAACTCGATCGTGATCTCGCGCTCCGGCGACCGCCGCGGAGCTTGTGGAGCGATGCCTGGCGACGCTTCCGGAAGAATCGCCTGGCGCTCGTCGGGCTCGCCTATATCGCGTTCCTCGCTATCGTCGCCATCGCGGCACCGGTGATCGCACCGCATAACCCGGTGCGGAGCGATGTCGCGCGGGCAGGCGTGTTCCGTCAGGCTGCCTGGATACGGGATCCGAACCCGATGCGGACTGGCACCTGGGAGTATCCACTCGGAACGGATTCGGTCGGACGGGACGTCTTCAGTCGCTTGGTTTACGGTACACGCGTGTCTCTGGTGGTCGGGTTCGTCCCGATGTTCTTCACCGTAACCATCGGCATGGTGATCGGTGTCACAGCTGGCTACCTGGGTGGGAGAGTCGATAACATTTTGATGCGTTTCACTGATGTCGTCTATGCTTTTCCGGATCTCTTGCTGTTCATCATCATGCAGGTTGCTTTTCAGGACGCGTGGATCGGCAAGCTGCTGAACGGACTCGTGCTGCTCTTCATTACGTTGTCGCTCGTCAGCTGGGTGACCGTCGCCCGACTGGTACGCGGCGAGGTGCTTGCCATCAAGCAGAAAGAGTTCGTCGAGGCGGCTCGGGCCATCGGGGCGAACGGCGTGTCGATCGTCTTGCGCCATATCGTTCCGAATACCTTGGGGCCAATCATCGTGGTCGCGGCTTACATCGTCCCAGGGGCGATCATCTCCGAGGCGATCCTCAGCTACCTCGGTATCGGCATCCGACCGACGGTGCGTCTCGACGCGCCGTTTCCGACCAGCTGGGGCAGCATGATCCTCGAAGGCTCGAAGGCCTGGGAGTCGCAACCCTGGATGCTCATCGCGCCGACGGTGGCAGTCGCGTTGATCACGCTCGCCTTCACGTTCGTGGGCGACGGGTTGCGGGATGCGTTCGATCCGCGCCAGGCCGAACGCTGA
- a CDS encoding ABC transporter permease, which yields MLLSFVVRRVLWLIPVILVVTTITFFLMHQAPGGPWDREKPVAAATLQALNQKFGLDKPVWFNGAAVRERWRSGERNPLRLAQAFLDSQYFHYLWGLAHFDLGPSYRSKGTESVQSILWRKFPATAKVGVVATVFAVFVGIPLGVLGALKQNSWIDYISLTVATLGVSVPSFVIGVLVVILLSQLFGVKPIRAPEEWQGLSTAYLAPGIVLGLGTMSYLTRLTRSSMLEVIRQDYVRTARAKGLSEFRVVTRHMLRNALIAVVTVLGPAVAALVTGSFIIETIFNVPGMGREYVVAIAARDYSMIMGTTLMYALFVAVANIWVDIMYGVLDPRIRV from the coding sequence ATGCTGCTGTCGTTCGTTGTACGGCGTGTCTTGTGGCTGATACCGGTCATCCTGGTCGTGACCACGATCACGTTCTTCCTGATGCATCAGGCGCCAGGTGGCCCGTGGGATCGTGAGAAGCCGGTCGCAGCCGCGACGCTGCAGGCGCTGAATCAAAAGTTCGGCCTCGACAAGCCCGTCTGGTTCAATGGGGCGGCCGTCCGCGAGCGGTGGCGGAGCGGCGAGCGGAACCCGTTGCGCCTCGCGCAGGCGTTCCTCGACAGCCAGTATTTCCACTACCTCTGGGGGCTCGCTCACTTCGATCTCGGTCCATCCTATCGCTCCAAGGGAACGGAATCGGTGCAGAGCATTCTCTGGCGCAAGTTCCCGGCGACGGCCAAAGTCGGAGTGGTCGCGACTGTCTTCGCGGTCTTCGTCGGGATCCCACTCGGCGTGTTGGGCGCGCTGAAGCAGAATAGTTGGATCGACTACATCAGTCTCACAGTCGCCACGCTCGGTGTCTCGGTCCCCAGCTTCGTGATCGGTGTGCTGGTTGTGATTCTGTTGAGCCAGCTGTTCGGGGTGAAGCCGATCCGCGCACCTGAAGAATGGCAGGGTCTGTCGACTGCGTATCTCGCACCGGGTATCGTGCTCGGGCTCGGGACGATGTCGTATCTGACCCGGCTGACCAGATCATCGATGTTGGAAGTGATTCGCCAGGACTACGTGCGGACTGCCCGTGCGAAAGGCCTGAGCGAGTTCCGCGTGGTGACCCGGCATATGCTCCGCAATGCGCTGATCGCGGTCGTGACGGTGCTCGGACCGGCCGTCGCTGCGCTGGTGACGGGATCCTTCATCATCGAAACGATCTTCAATGTGCCAGGTATGGGGCGCGAGTATGTGGTGGCGATCGCGGCACGAGACTACTCGATGATCATGGGGACCACCTTGATGTACGCCCTCTTCGTGGCCGTCGCGAATATCTGGGTGGACATCATGTACGGTGTCCTCGATCCACGGATCCGGGTGTGA
- a CDS encoding peptide ABC transporter substrate-binding protein, giving the protein MRKSRKVWHMLSLLVLALPVLAACARSQATPTPVPSGRTPQAAESPQAGQTPVAAVTTTGGEKILRIHEYTYPDVFDPQKSSFSNEIAVLHMNYEGLTRLDQNLNTVPAAAESWEFNQDGTVVTFHLRAGLKYSDGTPLTAERFRYAVERTCDPKTAGEYQSILFDIVGCQEFAETDPNDQAAYEAARQKLGVEAPDDRTLVVRLTHPAPYFPTIASLWVFYPARKELIEQGGENWWKDPKLQIGNGPFQMVEVVEDQRIRFVANPNYWEGKPKLDGVEIIYQKESSVALEAYKAGQIDMFSPDPSQLPAIKSDPELSKQLVTYPAATTIQLSFNLTKEPFTDKKVREAFAYAFDRKTYCEQIRNGDCTPTLEWIPPGIPGHIGTNKYAFDPAKAKQALAESSYGGPDKLPEIKLTYNSDDPAARPRVEWIAGQYRDILGVNITLEPVDGKTLVAMRKDPSTYPQMTLAGWIQDYPDPQNWLSVYWKCDATFAQRFGYCNKEFDRIVTQADQELDQQKRIELYKQAHQILIDDAPGPFLYNPLNIWLVKPYVTGYNPTPSDDAFPGEFASLMTLDIQK; this is encoded by the coding sequence ATGCGGAAATCTCGAAAAGTTTGGCACATGCTTTCGTTGCTCGTGCTCGCGCTCCCCGTTCTGGCTGCTTGCGCGCGCTCGCAGGCGACTCCGACACCTGTCCCGAGCGGCCGAACGCCGCAAGCTGCTGAATCGCCACAAGCGGGGCAAACGCCAGTTGCAGCGGTGACGACGACCGGTGGTGAGAAGATTCTGCGGATTCACGAGTACACCTATCCCGACGTGTTCGATCCGCAGAAGAGTTCCTTCTCGAACGAAATCGCCGTCTTGCACATGAATTACGAGGGCCTCACGCGACTCGACCAGAATCTGAATACTGTCCCGGCTGCTGCTGAGTCCTGGGAATTCAACCAGGACGGGACGGTGGTGACCTTCCACCTGCGCGCTGGGCTGAAGTACAGCGACGGAACACCGCTGACCGCTGAGCGGTTCCGGTATGCCGTGGAGCGGACGTGTGACCCCAAGACAGCTGGGGAATACCAGTCGATCCTGTTCGATATCGTCGGTTGTCAGGAGTTCGCCGAGACGGACCCGAACGACCAAGCTGCGTATGAAGCCGCACGGCAGAAGCTCGGTGTGGAGGCACCGGACGATCGCACGCTGGTCGTCCGCTTGACGCATCCTGCCCCGTATTTCCCGACGATCGCCTCGCTCTGGGTCTTCTACCCGGCTCGCAAGGAGCTGATCGAGCAGGGCGGGGAGAACTGGTGGAAGGACCCGAAGCTCCAGATCGGCAACGGGCCGTTCCAGATGGTGGAGGTGGTCGAGGACCAGCGTATCCGCTTCGTCGCGAACCCGAACTACTGGGAAGGTAAGCCGAAGCTGGACGGTGTCGAGATCATTTATCAGAAGGAGAGTTCGGTCGCGCTCGAAGCCTACAAAGCTGGCCAGATCGACATGTTCTCGCCTGATCCCTCGCAGCTCCCGGCGATCAAGAGCGATCCTGAGCTCTCCAAGCAGCTCGTCACCTATCCGGCCGCGACGACGATCCAGCTCTCGTTCAACCTGACCAAGGAACCGTTCACCGATAAGAAGGTGCGCGAGGCGTTCGCCTACGCCTTCGATCGGAAGACGTACTGCGAACAGATCCGTAACGGCGACTGCACTCCGACGCTCGAATGGATTCCACCGGGAATTCCGGGGCACATCGGCACGAACAAGTATGCGTTCGACCCAGCCAAGGCCAAGCAAGCATTGGCCGAGTCGAGCTATGGTGGCCCGGACAAGCTCCCCGAGATCAAGTTGACCTACAACAGCGACGATCCGGCAGCGCGCCCGCGCGTGGAGTGGATCGCCGGACAGTACCGCGACATCCTCGGCGTGAACATCACGCTCGAGCCGGTCGACGGGAAGACCCTCGTCGCCATGCGCAAGGATCCGAGCACCTACCCGCAGATGACGCTCGCTGGCTGGATCCAGGACTATCCTGATCCCCAGAACTGGTTGAGCGTGTACTGGAAGTGCGACGCGACCTTCGCGCAGCGCTTCGGCTATTGCAATAAAGAGTTCGACCGGATCGTGACGCAGGCGGATCAGGAGCTGGACCAACAGAAGCGCATCGAACTCTACAAGCAGGCACACCAGATCCTGATCGACGATGCACCGGGACCGTTCCTCTATAACCCGCTCAATATCTGGCTGGTGAAACCGTACGTCACCGGTTACAACCCGACGCCGAGCGATGATGCCTTCCCCGGCGAATTCGCCTCGCTCATGACGCTCGATATTCAGAAGTAG
- a CDS encoding trans-sulfuration enzyme family protein has product MRDLRRLHLRFASRAVHAGERPAPRDVVPTVTPIYPASTFLYEDLDRMDAALGGAEGLFVYGRYGNPTTEALESAVAALEEQEAALAFGSGMAALHVALLSCVEAGDRIVASRDLYGQTITLLRLVFGALGVETEFVDILDLDQVEAALAKGRVRAVLCETISNPLLRVTDLPALAELTHRYGARLIVDNTFATPYLVRPGTYGADHVVHSATKYLAGHGDVTAGVVATSAERRWELNELNKTVGSILGPFEAYLVLRGIKTLPLRMQRQCANAVRIANWLAEHPLVERVYYPGLPTHPSHETAVRLLPPGEYGAIVSFDIREGTRERVLSFLRSLQLIIPATTLGDVYSEILYPVMASHRGLSPEERQAIGIGEGLVRLSVGIEDPEDIIADLEQALARLA; this is encoded by the coding sequence ATGCGCGATCTCCGTCGGCTCCATTTGCGGTTCGCCAGCCGCGCTGTCCATGCCGGTGAACGCCCGGCACCGCGCGACGTCGTCCCGACGGTCACTCCGATCTATCCAGCGTCGACGTTCCTCTACGAGGATCTCGACCGGATGGATGCGGCGCTCGGAGGAGCTGAGGGGCTCTTCGTCTACGGTCGCTACGGGAATCCGACCACGGAGGCTCTGGAGTCCGCGGTCGCCGCACTGGAAGAGCAGGAAGCGGCCCTGGCGTTCGGTTCCGGCATGGCTGCCCTCCACGTGGCACTGCTCTCCTGCGTCGAAGCGGGCGATCGCATCGTCGCGTCGCGCGATCTCTACGGACAGACGATCACCTTGCTCCGGCTCGTGTTCGGTGCGCTCGGCGTCGAGACCGAGTTCGTCGACATCCTCGACCTCGACCAGGTGGAAGCTGCTCTCGCCAAGGGTCGCGTGCGCGCGGTGCTCTGCGAGACGATTTCGAACCCACTGCTCCGGGTCACCGACCTCCCAGCGTTGGCCGAGTTGACGCACCGTTACGGAGCACGGTTGATCGTCGATAACACCTTCGCGACTCCGTATCTGGTTCGACCGGGCACATACGGCGCCGACCATGTGGTGCACAGTGCGACGAAGTACCTCGCCGGCCACGGCGACGTCACTGCTGGTGTCGTCGCGACTTCGGCCGAGCGTCGCTGGGAGTTGAACGAACTCAACAAGACCGTGGGCAGTATCCTCGGACCGTTTGAAGCCTATCTGGTCCTACGCGGGATCAAGACGCTCCCCTTGCGGATGCAGCGCCAGTGTGCGAATGCCGTCCGCATCGCCAACTGGCTGGCCGAGCACCCACTGGTCGAGCGTGTCTACTATCCTGGTCTTCCCACGCATCCTAGTCACGAGACGGCCGTCCGGCTCTTACCCCCCGGCGAGTACGGAGCCATCGTCTCTTTCGACATCCGCGAGGGAACACGCGAGCGGGTCTTGAGCTTCCTGCGTAGCCTCCAGCTCATCATCCCGGCCACGACACTCGGCGACGTGTACTCCGAGATTCTCTATCCCGTCATGGCATCCCATCGCGGTCTCTCGCCCGAGGAGCGTCAGGCGATCGGCATCGGCGAGGGGCTCGTGCGGCTTTCGGTCGGGATCGAGGATCCGGAAGACATCATCGCCGATCTCGAACAGGCACTCGCCCGCCTGGCCTGA
- a CDS encoding aminotransferase class V-fold PLP-dependent enzyme: MSEQDKVRAIRAAMPAVLEHVYLNTGTFGPLPRVVIDAMRTESERELIDGRITMTSYERATQLKQLAREEVARLLRCRADQVALTRHTTDGINLAVMGRNWQPGDEIVTTDMEHPGAQGPIFNVARRFGVVVRTARLGTGAGDVASVIARLIGPRTRMVVLSHLTWNTGAILPVAEIAELAHRVGALVVVDGAQSAGSIPVDVRALGVDVYAIPGQKWLCGPEGTGAVYFSDDALDQLQLTIVGYASLAPNGLEPIGGYFVPKATAERFEVGGAHLPAIAGQVAALRWLREEVGYDWIFQRISELGRYAAQRLATLDGVEVLTPPGRMAGLVSFTVRDADPQKLVEALAQRNVIVRWITHPYSVRLSAGFYNTEEDIERLIEALTEVRAERASTRSAV, from the coding sequence ATGTCAGAGCAGGACAAGGTACGAGCGATCCGCGCCGCGATGCCAGCCGTTCTGGAGCATGTCTACCTCAATACCGGCACTTTCGGCCCGCTCCCACGAGTCGTCATCGACGCGATGCGCACCGAGAGCGAACGGGAACTCATCGACGGGCGCATCACGATGACGAGCTACGAGCGCGCGACCCAGCTCAAGCAGCTCGCCCGCGAGGAAGTCGCTCGTCTCCTGCGCTGCCGAGCTGACCAGGTTGCCTTGACACGCCACACGACCGACGGAATCAACCTCGCCGTCATGGGGCGGAACTGGCAGCCCGGCGACGAGATCGTCACCACCGACATGGAACATCCCGGTGCGCAGGGACCGATCTTCAATGTGGCGCGTCGCTTCGGCGTCGTGGTTCGGACGGCACGGCTCGGTACCGGTGCTGGCGACGTCGCGAGTGTGATCGCTCGACTCATCGGCCCGCGAACCCGGATGGTCGTGCTCTCGCACCTGACCTGGAACACCGGTGCGATCCTTCCCGTGGCCGAGATCGCAGAACTGGCGCACCGCGTCGGCGCCTTGGTCGTGGTCGACGGTGCACAGTCGGCCGGTTCCATCCCCGTCGATGTCCGAGCACTCGGGGTCGATGTCTACGCTATTCCCGGTCAGAAGTGGCTGTGCGGGCCGGAAGGGACCGGCGCGGTCTATTTCTCGGACGATGCGCTCGACCAGCTGCAGCTCACGATCGTCGGGTACGCCTCGCTCGCTCCGAACGGCCTGGAGCCGATCGGGGGCTACTTCGTCCCCAAGGCGACGGCCGAACGGTTCGAAGTCGGCGGTGCCCACCTGCCAGCGATCGCTGGGCAAGTCGCCGCACTCCGCTGGTTGCGCGAAGAGGTGGGCTACGACTGGATCTTCCAGCGGATCAGCGAACTCGGGCGCTACGCCGCCCAACGTTTGGCCACCCTCGACGGTGTCGAGGTGCTGACACCACCGGGTCGGATGGCTGGTCTCGTCAGCTTCACGGTGCGCGACGCCGATCCGCAGAAGCTCGTCGAGGCACTCGCCCAGCGCAACGTGATCGTCCGCTGGATCACCCACCCCTATAGCGTCCGCCTTTCGGCGGGTTTCTACAATACGGAAGAGGACATCGAGCGACTCATCGAGGCGCTCACCGAGGTTCGCGCCGAGCGAGCGAGCACGCGGAGTGCGGTATGA
- a CDS encoding polysaccharide deacetylase family protein, whose protein sequence is MTKHVTVWPAGHRAALVISIDVDGEYGVIAEHGEDDWYWRGQAKYDLEAGLWRLLELLDDYAIKATFCWVGLAAQERPDALRAVVERGHEIATHGWDHRVYQRMSRTEQREDLIRTREILAELTGVTPVGHKSPFWRPTAETVALLQELGFHWNMDLALGDLPVAMRPDPARHPVIQLPPSRWWDDYPFFIEQSLPPRLVAEFWREDFEVVRAEGKLMCLTLHPWISGRPGPSRALAQFLDSVIALGDVWIARADHVALWWRERERDLEEASRTASES, encoded by the coding sequence ATGACGAAGCACGTCACCGTCTGGCCAGCCGGTCACCGGGCCGCGCTGGTCATTTCGATCGATGTCGACGGCGAGTACGGCGTCATCGCTGAACACGGTGAGGACGACTGGTACTGGCGCGGCCAGGCGAAGTACGACCTCGAGGCTGGCCTTTGGCGCCTGCTCGAGCTGCTCGACGACTACGCCATCAAGGCGACCTTCTGCTGGGTCGGTCTGGCCGCCCAAGAACGCCCGGATGCCCTGCGCGCCGTCGTCGAGCGCGGGCACGAGATCGCGACCCATGGTTGGGATCACCGTGTCTACCAGCGGATGTCGCGGACCGAGCAGCGGGAGGACCTCATTCGAACACGAGAGATACTCGCCGAACTCACCGGCGTGACACCGGTCGGGCACAAGTCACCCTTCTGGCGCCCCACAGCTGAAACCGTGGCACTGCTCCAGGAACTCGGCTTCCACTGGAATATGGATCTGGCTCTCGGCGATCTTCCGGTCGCGATGCGCCCCGATCCGGCGCGTCATCCGGTGATCCAGCTCCCGCCGTCACGTTGGTGGGACGACTATCCGTTCTTCATCGAGCAGTCGCTGCCACCGCGACTGGTCGCCGAATTTTGGCGCGAGGACTTCGAGGTCGTTCGTGCCGAAGGCAAGCTGATGTGCCTCACTCTGCATCCATGGATTTCCGGGCGGCCAGGTCCGTCCCGAGCACTGGCGCAGTTCCTCGACAGCGTGATCGCTCTCGGCGACGTCTGGATCGCCCGAGCCGATCACGTCGCGCTCTGGTGGCGCGAGCGGGAGCGCGACCTCGAGGAGGCAAGCCGCACCGCATCCGAGTCGTGA